The segment CGCGGCCCTGAACTTTATAACCGCCGAAGATGTTCACCGACTGCGGCGTTAAGCCAAGATGACCACATACCGGCACCGCACGCTCGGTCAGCATCTGCACGGTTTCTGCCAGCCAGGCACCGCCTTCCAGTTTGACCATGTTGGCCCCGGCACGCATCAACTGTGCCGCGTTGTCGAAGGTCTGTGCGGGCGTGGCATAACTCATAAACGGCAGGTCAGCCATCACCAGCGCCTGTGGCGCACCACGACGCACTGCGGCGGTATGATAAGCGATATCGGCGACCGTCACCGGCAGGGTCGATTCATGGCCCTGTACCGTCATGCCGAGCGAATCACCAATCAGCAGCACCTGAATACCTTCGTCGGCAAACAGGCGGGCAAAACTGAAGTCATAGGCCGTCAGCGTGGCAAATTTGCGGCCACTGGCTTTCCACTGGCGTAAATGGGAGATGGTTGTGGGTTTCATCGCACTCTCTCAGTATTTTCTGATGGGCGCAGTGTAATGGATTGACGGTGCCGGTGATATGACTGGCGTGCGATTTTACCGGGTTATTCAGGGGATATCAGACCAGAAACGAATAGCAGCGCTTTGGTCGAGCGCCGCCAGCACCGGGGCTAACGGGGTGCCATCGGGTAAGGTCTGCTGAGGGGAGATCTCCAGCAGCGGCAGCAGCATAAACGCGCGGTTGTGCATGTCATAATGCGGTACCGTCAGGCGTGGCGTGTTAATCACCGCATCGCCAAACAGCAGGATATCCAGATCGAGGGTGCGGGGTCCCCAACGCTCGGCTTTGCGCACCCGGCCATGTTCCAGCTCAATGCGCTGGGTATGGTCGAGCAAGGTTTCTGCGGGCAAATCTGTCTCCAGCGCCACCACCGCGTTGAGGTAATCCGGTTGATCCGGTGGGCCGTAGGGCGGGGTGCGGTACAGCGACGACGTAGCAACGCGGGTGGTATGCGGCAGTGCATCCAGCGCCGCCAGCGCTGCATCAACCTGATGCAGCGGGTCGGCGAGGTTACTGCCTAAAGCGAGATAGACGCGGGTCATGGCGCGCTGTTGCTGCGTGGGGCAGCAGGACGGCGACGAGGACGACGTGGTTTACGGCGTGGTGCCGGATCGTCGCCCAGCGTATTCAGCATGTTTTTCTGCGTCGTCGGGGCGGCGGCCTGGAATTCCCCCCACCACTGCGTCAGACGTTGCAGCTCCGGGTTGTTTTCCACTTCGGCACGCAGCGCCAGCAGGTCATAGGCCGCGCGGAACTTAGGATGTTCCATCAGCTTCCACGCACGTTTGCCGTGGCGACGCGACATACGCAGTTGTAACTGCCAGATATCACGAATCAGCGTGGTGATGCGCTTCGGAATCGCCAGCGCGCGGCAGGCTTCATCCAGCGTTTCGTTCATCGCCAGAGCAAAGGCATCGTAATAGGTCAGGCCGCTTTCCTGGGCGATTTGTTCGGCAGATTCCAGCTGCGGATACCAGAACATCGCGGCAAACAGGAAC is part of the Pantoea phytobeneficialis genome and harbors:
- the panB gene encoding 3-methyl-2-oxobutanoate hydroxymethyltransferase, with protein sequence MKPTTISHLRQWKASGRKFATLTAYDFSFARLFADEGIQVLLIGDSLGMTVQGHESTLPVTVADIAYHTAAVRRGAPQALVMADLPFMSYATPAQTFDNAAQLMRAGANMVKLEGGAWLAETVQMLTERAVPVCGHLGLTPQSVNIFGGYKVQGRDEAGAERLLADALALEAAGAQLLVLECVPVALAERVTKALAIPVIGIGAGNVTDGQILVMHDAFGITGGHIPKFAKNFLAETGDIRAAIRHYIAEVEAGSYPAAEHSFQ
- the folK gene encoding 2-amino-4-hydroxy-6-hydroxymethyldihydropteridine diphosphokinase, whose translation is MTRVYLALGSNLADPLHQVDAALAALDALPHTTRVATSSLYRTPPYGPPDQPDYLNAVVALETDLPAETLLDHTQRIELEHGRVRKAERWGPRTLDLDILLFGDAVINTPRLTVPHYDMHNRAFMLLPLLEISPQQTLPDGTPLAPVLAALDQSAAIRFWSDIP